The following nucleotide sequence is from Kiloniellales bacterium.
CACGACCTGCCGGCAGGGCTGCGCCTTGCCGGGACTGCCCAGGTAGACGCTGTCCTCGAGGCCCACGATCGCGCCCTTGGCGCGCAGGCGCCAGGTGCCGCCGCGGGGCAGCTGCAGGACGGCGGAGTTGTTCTCGCCGGCGATGACGTGAACGTCTGGGTGGAGGTGGAAGCGGAGCACGAAGTGCCGCCCGCCCTTGCCCCTTAGCCGGTCCTCGCCGCGCAGGTCCTCGCCGTTCGCCGAGAGGAAGAGGCGGCGGTGGTGGATCTGGCCGAGGCGGCGGCGGTAGCCGTCGTGGCTGCAGTCCAGCCAGGTATTGCCCTCGCTCTCCTCGCGCCGGCTGAAGACGTTCTCGGGCCGGCGCCGGAGCGTGCCGTCGCGCGCCAGCTCCGCGCTGTTGGTGTCGTCGATCACCAGGGTCGAATGGGCCGCCGTGCTGCGCTGGATCTCGCTCCAGGGCCCGTCGCCCAGGTGGGCGCCGCAGTTCACGATCAGGCGCTCGCGCCCGATGCTGACCTCGAAGCCGAGGGTCCCGGCGTGGGCGTGTCGGTCGAAGCCCGGCGGCGGCGGCGGGCCGCAGTCGACCAGCACGACGGCGCGGCCGGCCTGGAGGCGCTGGAAGCCGCTCTGCGGTGCGCTGGTCATGGGCACGCCCTTCACCGCCGCGCGCTGCAGCATCATGTCGATGTGCAGGCTGTTGCCCTCGTCGCCGCCGTTGAACAGCGCCAGCCCGCCGTCGCCGTGGGTCAGCAGGCGCAGCACCGGCGCCATCTGGGTGATCGCGGTCTCCAGGTTGGCCGGCACCTCCAGCCCGCCGGCGCTGAGCAGTGCGCGCAGATCGATCAGGTCGCGCAGCACTTCGCAGTGCAGGCGCGGGTTGCGCTGCACGTGGCCGCCATCGACCCGGATCTGCGCCGAGAGCTCGCGCTCGAGCAGCTCCAGCCCGCGCCGGCACCAGGACCCGCGTTCCGGCAGGCAGACGCCGGCGAAAGTCAGGCCCTTGATCGCGGCGATCGCCTCTGCGCCGGTCAGCCCGGCCGGCAGGACCCGCTCCAGGTGGAGCGCCTGGCGCTCGATCTCGCGCAGCAGGCTCTGGCGGAACTCGACCGTGCCGCTGCTGCCGAAGAACTCGAAGTGGCTCAGCCAGTGACAGAGCCGGCGCCCGGCAATGGCCGGGTTCCAGATCAGCGATTGCCAGGCGACGGCGTTCTCGGCGATCCAGTCGGCGACCAGCCTACGCGCCTGGCGCCGCGCCCCGTCGCCGCCGGCGGCGCGCAGGTTCCGCAGCCAGGCGAAGTCGTTGAGCGCCGCCCGCCAGCGCGGACCGGTGTCCGCCGGCCGCCACAGGGGGCTCGGGTCCTTGTGGGTCTCGCCGTGGAAGCTGAAGCGGCCCTCGATGATCGCCCGCCCGGCCTCGGCGTTGCCGGGCCAGGGGTCCGAGACGGTCACCGCCAGGCGGGTCGGCGTGCTCGGCGACAGGCTGCGCGGGTAGAACGGCAGGGTGAACAGCGGCTGGCGCGCGGCATAGCCGATGCGCTCCATCATCAGCTCGCGCGGCAGCCGGCTCAGGCTCTGCATCTCGGTCCAGGCGGAGCGCGCCTCGCGGCCCCCCCGATCTCGGCTCATTCCGGACATATCGCCCGACCTCTCAGTCCGCCTCGCGCGGCCGCGCTAGGACCCGCCGCGCAGCCGTTCGATGTTGCCGGCGTAGGCCTCCGGCCCGCCGCGAAACGTCGCGGTCCCGGCGACCAGCACGTCGGCGCCCGCGCCGACCGCCCCGGCCGCGGTCTCGAAATTGATGCCGCCGTCCACCTCGAGGTCGATGGCGCGGCCGGTCTCGTCGATCATTTGCCTGAGCGCCGCGATCTTGGCCAGCGCGCCGGGGATGAAGGCCTGGCCGCCGAACCCGGGGTTGACGCTCATCACCAACACCAGGTCGACCTCGTCCAGCACCGGCGCGACCGCCTCGACCGGCGTCGACGGGTTGAGCGAGACGCCCGCCTTCTTGCCCTCGGCCTTGATCAGCTGCAGCGTGCGGTGCAGGTGCGGACCGGCTTCGGGGTGCACGGTGATGATGTCGGCGCCGGCCGCCGCGAAGCCCGGCACGAAGGCGTCGACCGGCGAGATCATCAGGTGGACGTCGAAGGGCAGCTTGGAGTGGGGCCTGAGGGCGCGCACCACATCGGGGCCGATCGTCAGGTTGGGTACGAAGTGGCCGTCCATTACGTCAATGTGGACGTAGTCGGCTCCGGCCTGCTCGATCGCGCGCACCTCCTCGCCCAGCTTGGAAAAATCGGCGGCGAGGATCGAGGGCGCGATTCGCACGTCTTGCTGCATGGCGCCTTGGTATCAGCAAGCGTGAAAGGCCGCAAGCGGGCGGCGCGGCCGGGCGACGGCCGAGGACCGCCTCGTCTATGTGCGGCGCAGGCGGCAGCCGTAGAAGCCGTCCATGCCGCCCTGGGCCGCCAGATGGCGGGGCAGGGTCCGAAGATCGCCTTCGGGCGTGACCATCTCGGGAAGCGGGACATCATCCTGGCGCAGCGGGACCCGTTCGGCCGGCGCGCCGCTTGCGAGCAGGGCCGCGACGCGTTCCGGGCCTTCCTCCGGCTGCAGCGAACAGGTCGCGTAGACCAGGAGCCCGCCCGGCCGGACCATGGCGAGCGCCGCCTTCAGCAGGTCGTCCTGCAGCGCCGTGACGGTACCGAGCTCGGCCGACTTGAGCCGGGCGATATCGGGGTGGCGGCGGATCGTGCCGGTCGCGCTGCAGGGGGCGTCGAGTAGCACCGCGTCGGCTGGCGCCTCCGGCCGCCACGCGCGGGCGTCGGCGCAGACCAGCCGGGCGCTGAGCTCGAGGCGCTCCAGGTTCTCTCTCAGACGTTCCAGTCGCGGCGCCGAGAGCTCGACCGCGGTCACCTCGGCGCCGGCCGCGGCGAGCTGGGCGGTTTTGCCGCCCGGCGCGGCGCAGAGATCGATCACCGTCTTGCCGGCGAGCGCGCCAAACAGGCGGGCCGGCAGGGCGGCGGCGGCGTCCTGGACCCACCAGGCGCCGTCGCCGTAGCCGGGCAGCGCGGCGACGTCGCCGGTGCCGGGCGGCAGGCGTAGGCTCCCGGTCGGCAGGACCGTCGCGCCGAGCCGTTCGGCCCAGGCCTCGGCCGGCTCCTTCACGGTCAGGTCGAGCGGCGGGTCGGCCAGGTGGGCCTCGGCGATCGCCCGTGCGCCGGCCCCGCCGTAGGCCGCCGTCCAGGCGTGCCAGAGCCAGTCCGGCGTGTTCAGCCTGGCGGCGTCCTGTCCGGCGGCCAACTCGGGCCCCTCCCGTGCGGCGCGGCGCATGACCGCGTTGACCAGGCCGCGGAATCCCGCCAGGGCCTGGCCGCGCGCCAGCGACACCGTGGTGTCGACCGCGGCGTGGGCCGGGGTCTCGAGAAACACCAGCTGGCAGAGCCCGAGCCGCAGCAGATGGCGCAGCTCCGACTGCCTCGCCTTCAGCGGCTTGTTCAGGAAGCCGGCGAGCAGCGCGTCGAGCTGCCCCAGCCGGCGCAGGGTCTCGGTCACCAGCTTGCGCAGGAACGCACGGTCGCGCGGCGCCAGGCGGAGGATCGCCGGCTCCCGTGCCCAGGCCTCGTCGAGCGGCCGTTTGCGGTCGAGCACTGCGCTCAGCAGCCCGAGCGCGAGGGCGCGCGCGTCGGGCGGTCCGCTTCTGTGTCGCGGCTTTTCCATGTCGCGGCGGGTTATGACAGAGAAGTTTCCCTACGCACAGGACCAAAGCGCACACCCGCGATGGTGGCACGCGGACCGGATTCCTGGTTAAATGAAGAAAAGGGATAGAGAGGGAGGCAGGAGATGAAACCAATCAAAAAATGGCTTGGCCGATTGGCCGCACTCGTGGCGGTGGCTCTTGCGGCGCAGGTGTCGGGGCAGGGCGCCCTGGCCGACGAGACCTGCCAGTCGCCCTACATGGCCAAGATCACGGGACAGGAAGACTACGTCTATGTCTGGACCCTGGGCGCCGAGGGCATCGGCGACGCGTCGGACAAGTTGGTCACCGTCGACGTACGGCCGGACTCGCCGACCTACGGCAAGGTCGTTCACAGCACCTCGGTCGGCGGCCGGCACGAAGCCCACCACGGCGGCCTGACCGACGACCGTCGGCACCTCTGGGTGAGCGGCCTGGACACCAGCATGATCTTCATCTTCGACGTCGCCACGGACCCGGGGAAACCCAAGCTGGTCAGGACCGTCGACGATTTCGTCAAGGCCAGCGGCGGCGTGGTCGGGCCGCACGGCGCCTATGCCTTGCCCGGACGGGTGATCATCGCGGGCCTGTCGAACGACAAGGACCACGGCGGGCGCACCGCCCTGGTCGAGTACACCAACGAAGGCGACTACGTCGCCACGCACTGGATGCCCAACGTCGGCGAGCATGCCGACGGCTACGGCTACGACGTGCGAATCCTGCCGCGCAAGAACGTCATGCTGACCTCCTCCTTCACCGGCTGGTCCAACTACATGATGGACTTCGGCCAGATGCTGCAGGACGAAGAGGCGATGAAGCGCTTCGGGCAATCGATGGTCTTGTGGGACTTCCACGCCCGCAAGCCCAAGAAGGTGTTCCACGTGCCCGGCGCGCCGCTCGAGATCCGCTGGGCCTGGGGGCCGACCCACAACTACGCCTTCACCACGACGGCGCTGACCTCGCAGATGTGGCTGATTTATGAGGACGAGAACGAAGAGTGGCAGGCCAAGGCGGTGGCCGACATCGGGAATCCGGCCGACATTCCCCTGCCCGTCGACATCAGCCTGAGCGCCGATGACTCCACCCTCTTCGTCAACTCCTTCCTGGACGGCACTCTTCGCGTCTTCGACGTTTCGGACCCGCACAACCCGAAACAGACCTACGAGCAGGTGATCGGCAAGCAGGTCAACATGGTCTCCCAGAGCTGGGACGGGAAGCGGCTCTACTTCACCACCTCCCTGCTGGCGAACTGGGACAAGAAGGGCGAGGACAACGAGCAGTTCCTCAAGGCCTTTGACTGGGACGGCAAGGAGATGACGCCGCGCTTCGCCATCGACTTCTACGAGGAGGGGCTGGGCCGGCCGCACATCATGCGCTTCGGCGCCAAGAGCCTCTATTCCGGCTGAGGCGGGGCCGCGGCGGGCAGAGACCGATGATCGGATCGTTTTTTCGCCCAGGGACTTTCGGCGTCGCCGCGGTGGTCTGCGGCGGCCTTGCGGCCCTCGCTCTCGCCGCCCCGACGTCGGCCCACGACGCCAAGCACCATGCCGTGCCCAAGGATCGGGTCGAGCTCTCCTTCGGCCGCACGCCGGACTACGACTACGAGCCGCCGGTGCCGGGCAGCTATCGCCTCCCGGCCATCAAGCCGGCGGGGGACGGCGCGGTGATCGACGCCGAGGGACGGGAACGCCGTCTTCACGAGCTCGCGGCGGGCCGACTGACGGTTCTGGCCTTCATCTACACGCGCTGCAGCGACCCGCAGGGCTGTCCGCTCTCGATCGGCCTGCTCTACGACCTGCTCTACGTCGGTCAGGAGGACCCGGCGATCGGCGACAACCTCCGCCTGCTGGCTTTGAGCTTCGACCACGAGCACGACACCCCGGCGGTGCTGGCTGAACTGTCCGGCCATAAGGACCCTGCGCAGGCGGCCGGCTCGGACGTGACGTTCCTGACCACGGGGTCACAGGCCGATCTCGATCCGATTCTCGAGGCCTACGACCAGCCGATCGGCCGCAAGGCCGACGACGCCGACCCCTTCGGTCCCTTCACGCATCAGCTCCGCGTCTATCTGATCGACCGTCGGGGGACGATCCGCAACATCTACAGCCTCGGGTTCCTCGACCCGCGCCTGGTCATCACGGACATCCGCACCCTGCTGCTCGAGGAATCACGGAGCGTCCCCAAGGGGTGACGGGCGTGGCCGATCTGGCCCGCGCGGCCGGGCTCGCTCTGGGCCTGCTGCTGGCCTCGACGGCCGGTCTGCAGGCGGACGGCATCGACAAGCGGGCGCTCGCGCGGCTGGCCTCGCCGCCGCTCGGTCTGCCGCCGGTCCCACTTCCCGGCGGGGCGCTGCCCACGGCGGCGGAGGTCGCGCTCGGCCGCAAGCTGTTCTTCGACCGGCGCCTGTCCCACAACAAGACCATGTCCTGCGGCATGTGCCACGTCCCGGAGCAGGGCTTCACGAACAACGAGCTGGCAACCCCGATCGGGGTCGAGGGACGCAGCCTCAGGCGCAACGCGCCGACGATCCTCAACGTCGCCTACCGGGAGCGGCTGTTCCACGACGGCCGGGAGACGACGCTCGAGACCCAGGTCCTCAGCCCGCTGCTCGCGCGCGAGGAGATGGCCAACCCTTCGATCGGCTACCTGCTGGAAAAGATCGCGGCGCTGCCCGACTACGCCGGCCGCTTCGAGCGGGCCTTCGGCGGCGGCCCTTCGATCGAGCGCATCGGCCGGGCGCTCGCCGCCTGGCAGCGCACCATGATCGCCGGCAACGCGCCTTTCGACCGCTGGCGTTACGGCGGCGAGGCGGATGCCTTGACCGGGCGACAGAAGCGCGGTTTCGCGCTTTTCGTCGGCAAGGCCGGATGCGCGGGCTGTCACCTGGTGGGGCAGGATCACGCCCTCTTCACCGACCAGGACTTCCACGACACCGGGATCGGCTACTTCAACAACCAGATCAAGCCGGCCTCCCAGGCGCCCGTGCCCGTCGAGATCGCGCCTGGCGTCCGCGTGGCCTTGAGTCTGGAGGTCATCCGCTCGGTCGGCGATCCGCCCGAACAGGATCTGGGCCGCTACGAGGTCACGCTCGACCCGGCCGACCTGTGGCGCTACCGCACGCCAGGCCTGCGCAACCTGTCGGTGACCGCGCCCTACATGCATGACGGCTCGCTCAGAACCCTGGAGGCGGTGGTGCGCTTCTACGACGGCGGTGGCTACTACCACCCCGGGCTCGATC
It contains:
- the rpe gene encoding ribulose-phosphate 3-epimerase, translating into MQQDVRIAPSILAADFSKLGEEVRAIEQAGADYVHIDVMDGHFVPNLTIGPDVVRALRPHSKLPFDVHLMISPVDAFVPGFAAAGADIITVHPEAGPHLHRTLQLIKAEGKKAGVSLNPSTPVEAVAPVLDEVDLVLVMSVNPGFGGQAFIPGALAKIAALRQMIDETGRAIDLEVDGGINFETAAGAVGAGADVLVAGTATFRGGPEAYAGNIERLRGGS
- a CDS encoding selenium-binding protein SBP56-related protein, encoding MKPIKKWLGRLAALVAVALAAQVSGQGALADETCQSPYMAKITGQEDYVYVWTLGAEGIGDASDKLVTVDVRPDSPTYGKVVHSTSVGGRHEAHHGGLTDDRRHLWVSGLDTSMIFIFDVATDPGKPKLVRTVDDFVKASGGVVGPHGAYALPGRVIIAGLSNDKDHGGRTALVEYTNEGDYVATHWMPNVGEHADGYGYDVRILPRKNVMLTSSFTGWSNYMMDFGQMLQDEEAMKRFGQSMVLWDFHARKPKKVFHVPGAPLEIRWAWGPTHNYAFTTTALTSQMWLIYEDENEEWQAKAVADIGNPADIPLPVDISLSADDSTLFVNSFLDGTLRVFDVSDPHNPKQTYEQVIGKQVNMVSQSWDGKRLYFTTSLLANWDKKGEDNEQFLKAFDWDGKEMTPRFAIDFYEEGLGRPHIMRFGAKSLYSG
- a CDS encoding heparinase II/III family protein, whose product is MSRDRGGREARSAWTEMQSLSRLPRELMMERIGYAARQPLFTLPFYPRSLSPSTPTRLAVTVSDPWPGNAEAGRAIIEGRFSFHGETHKDPSPLWRPADTGPRWRAALNDFAWLRNLRAAGGDGARRQARRLVADWIAENAVAWQSLIWNPAIAGRRLCHWLSHFEFFGSSGTVEFRQSLLREIERQALHLERVLPAGLTGAEAIAAIKGLTFAGVCLPERGSWCRRGLELLERELSAQIRVDGGHVQRNPRLHCEVLRDLIDLRALLSAGGLEVPANLETAITQMAPVLRLLTHGDGGLALFNGGDEGNSLHIDMMLQRAAVKGVPMTSAPQSGFQRLQAGRAVVLVDCGPPPPPGFDRHAHAGTLGFEVSIGRERLIVNCGAHLGDGPWSEIQRSTAAHSTLVIDDTNSAELARDGTLRRRPENVFSRREESEGNTWLDCSHDGYRRRLGQIHHRRLFLSANGEDLRGEDRLRGKGGRHFVLRFHLHPDVHVIAGENNSAVLQLPRGGTWRLRAKGAIVGLEDSVYLGSPGKAQPCRQVVLSGEIETPETAVKWGLRHEAP
- a CDS encoding SCO family protein, which codes for MIGSFFRPGTFGVAAVVCGGLAALALAAPTSAHDAKHHAVPKDRVELSFGRTPDYDYEPPVPGSYRLPAIKPAGDGAVIDAEGRERRLHELAAGRLTVLAFIYTRCSDPQGCPLSIGLLYDLLYVGQEDPAIGDNLRLLALSFDHEHDTPAVLAELSGHKDPAQAAGSDVTFLTTGSQADLDPILEAYDQPIGRKADDADPFGPFTHQLRVYLIDRRGTIRNIYSLGFLDPRLVITDIRTLLLEESRSVPKG
- a CDS encoding cytochrome c peroxidase, which encodes MADLARAAGLALGLLLASTAGLQADGIDKRALARLASPPLGLPPVPLPGGALPTAAEVALGRKLFFDRRLSHNKTMSCGMCHVPEQGFTNNELATPIGVEGRSLRRNAPTILNVAYRERLFHDGRETTLETQVLSPLLAREEMANPSIGYLLEKIAALPDYAGRFERAFGGGPSIERIGRALAAWQRTMIAGNAPFDRWRYGGEADALTGRQKRGFALFVGKAGCAGCHLVGQDHALFTDQDFHDTGIGYFNNQIKPASQAPVPVEIAPGVRVALSLEVIRSVGDPPEQDLGRYEVTLDPADLWRYRTPGLRNLSVTAPYMHDGSLRTLEAVVRFYDGGGYYHPGLDPSIRPLGLSEEEIADLVAFLKSLDGSGLDDLIADARSQAVGN
- a CDS encoding transcription antitermination factor NusB — protein: MEKPRHRSGPPDARALALGLLSAVLDRKRPLDEAWAREPAILRLAPRDRAFLRKLVTETLRRLGQLDALLAGFLNKPLKARQSELRHLLRLGLCQLVFLETPAHAAVDTTVSLARGQALAGFRGLVNAVMRRAAREGPELAAGQDAARLNTPDWLWHAWTAAYGGAGARAIAEAHLADPPLDLTVKEPAEAWAERLGATVLPTGSLRLPPGTGDVAALPGYGDGAWWVQDAAAALPARLFGALAGKTVIDLCAAPGGKTAQLAAAGAEVTAVELSAPRLERLRENLERLELSARLVCADARAWRPEAPADAVLLDAPCSATGTIRRHPDIARLKSAELGTVTALQDDLLKAALAMVRPGGLLVYATCSLQPEEGPERVAALLASGAPAERVPLRQDDVPLPEMVTPEGDLRTLPRHLAAQGGMDGFYGCRLRRT